In Phoenix dactylifera cultivar Barhee BC4 chromosome 1, palm_55x_up_171113_PBpolish2nd_filt_p, whole genome shotgun sequence, the genomic stretch TGCACTTTTAGTGTTTTTTGGCAACATGGTCCTATGGCAGGGGAGAGATCAATAACTGGTGTAGAAAATATATGCCTTCTTCAGTCTAAAAATGTAGAAGACCAAACATTAAACCATTTTCTGGATATTGCAAGGAGGAAACTGAAAGAAACAAGCATGCAAGTGGACCCAGCAATTAGCCCTTTCCGAGCAACACCTAGGCCTCTGCGACCTGCACCAAGCCATGAAACTGAATCAGTTGGATTTGGATATGAGTTTTCTAATATAACAGTTGTTGCACGCCCTGGTGGGATGCATAGGTCAACAGTTGACCGCCGTTCAGAGAAGCCACAAAAATCTTTTCTCCACTGCAAGGTATGAGTGTGCATGTGGGTATGTATGGTTATCATACACCTGATATAAACTGAGAATTTTTGTCTTTATCAATTAGAGGGATTGTTTACCTTTTTCGGCACTTATGCTTAATTTTTGATAATTTGCCATATAGTAAGAAGGGAAAAATAATGTTTCCGCTGGTATCTAGTTTTGCACCCATTTTTCAAATCAGGTTACATAAGATAATTACATAGTTGTAGTATAACACTACAACTCATGTATAAATGGTATATGAAAAAAATTGTAGAGATCAAGTCAAAATTTTCTGTAACCCTCTTCATATGTTGGAAGAATCATATTCTTGAGTTTTCTGATGAATCTTCTGGTTGTTGTAGGAAATAAGGATTCCTGATTCAAGTAATGTTTTGGAGCAGACATCTAGAGGTAGACCTCATTGCTCTTATTAAATGATAGATAGCATGCAGGTGAAAACATGATTCATGTCTGACCTTTTATTGGCAGGGAAGAGTTGCATAAAAAGTAATTccaaactagatgaagatttaTCGCAAATTAATATTTTCCATGAAGAAAGCTATCACCATTTCCATATTGAGAATTTGGACAAAGATTTGTCATCGGTCACCATCATGGATTTCATACATGAACAAACTTCCATATATTGTCAAGCAGCTGTCTTTCCTTGTTATTGGTCAACATCATATCATACGGGAACCATCTTTGTGAAGTCCAAGGAACATGCTGATAAGTTACTCAAATTTTTATGTGATCCTTCACACATCATCGTGTCTTCAAGTGGGAGGTGAAGTGGCCATTTTTGTTTGTCTTGAATTTTCATTGCTGAATAAAAATTCCTTTTCATTGAAATACATGCaatgccaagttgaagaattaaaaatcatatgctggttttaagaataaaaaaaaatgtgtagTAAGTCTCTTGGTTGTATGTGGTGTCTGCTGCTAGTATGGTAGCATTGATCTCATATCTATTTTCttggaattaaaaaaattacaatAAGATTACCTAGTGTAGTTGCATCCTCTACAATTTAGTGTCAGGTAGGCTTCAAGATTTGGTGATAAATGAAGAATGCTGCAGTTTTTTTAGCCAAAGGTTCTAAGGTTCAATGTTTTGAATGGAAGTTGGGGCATACTATTGTTGCTTAATGAAGATAGCTAAAGGTGTCCCTCTTCAGCAGAGGCTTTGTAACGAAAAGCCAAAGTGGTGACTTTCTTGATTTGTAAAAGTGTTAGTAAGCAGCCATCAAGATTCGCCGTCTCGGCACCGGATTTCGTAACGGTGCCAtactagcacagtgtcggtacggtacggtacggaATTTATTTGGCGTACCGAATGTTGGTACGCCATCCGTACTggataccggtaccgaactggtacggtatggtatacTCTGGACCGCACGGTTCGGGCTGGTATGGCATTACCATGGCAGATAGATATATGTATTTTTGGCTGCCACCTAGTTGCAGCAATCTCAGGGTGCAGTAAATCAAAATATTCAGGAAAAGTTCATATGCGTCCCTCTCTTATGGTTATTCAAAATCCTCCCACTTGCTTAGTGCATATTGGGTTGCCTCCATGTCAGCCTCATCCAAAAATATTTCCTTGCTAATGATTAGTTCTTTTTTTGCTAATAAATAATGATTATCCCGGTCCTGTCTGATGCATAATCTGTTAGTTTATAATTCCTTTCATTGCTTAGCAGCCCTCAATTTCTATAGGGTTATTTGGGTCCATCCAGATCTTCATACATGATGGGTTTATTTCAGTTGAAGTCATCTCAAATTCCCAAAAATACTTATAACCTCACACATTGCCATCTATGTGTGCTCTGTTCCTATTAACAAGTCATAAGGCTTTTTTCCTTTATTAGTTGTGTTTACTACCATGAGATCCATTTTGATTCAAGATGAATTTTGATTGATGTACAACTCCAACCTATTATGCCTTAGTTTCTGGACATGGCTAATCAACTGGAAAAACTCTGAGAAACTCAATGACCATTACTCGCATAGTGGCTTATCTGAATCCACGTTAATGCTTCCATATATTTGATATCATTATCTTGTAACTTTTCTGTGCCAGTCTGAATCTTGGTTGCCATCAACCTTGCAGCCATTGAATGTATGTATGAATGTTCACCGTATAAGTCAAACCCACTTTATGTGGTCGACCTTATTTTTTCCTAAATAAAAAGAAGGTAGTCGACTTTATTGCGAgtctactttttttttgttgcaaatTGACCTTCTTTATTAGTTTATCTCATTGTGGGTTTTTGTTGCTACTGATTTAACCTTGGCATAATGCATTCTTGGGGTATGAACTATGAATCCCACAAAGCTATGGTGCCCGAAGGACAAACATGTGGAAGCAGTATATATAATCACATTAAGACCACTACATTTCTACTTAAATAACAGAGCAAGGGATCCAAAAGATTTTGAATTCTTTAATTTAAGGCAAGGA encodes the following:
- the LOC103722474 gene encoding uncharacterized protein LOC103722474 isoform X1, with protein sequence MAPKWAAAPPALGEDPETQCLDFRAPLDDAWYAVRLRVEQGALRVMYCNFSDDYDELYRADGFRTAEELEEFRGRFRPTTIQLQDDECRKVIEGMEVCASYAFGDNDIRFYDAVIDAASFSKHKFCEGESICTCTFSVFWQHGPMAGERSITGVENICLLQSKNVEDQTLNHFLDIARRKLKETSMQVDPAISPFRATPRPLRPAPSHETESVGFGYEFSNITVVARPGGMHRSTVDRRSEKPQKSFLHCKEIRIPDSSNVLEQTSRGKSCIKSNSKLDEDLSQINIFHEESYHHFHIENLDKDLSSVTIMDFIHEQTSIYCQAAVFPCYWSTSYHTGTIFVKSKEHADKLLKFLCDPSHIIVSSSGRPWVTSEKWCGVNKGVMPKLEGQLKLKEKQSRELKLVHRRTKEYDKAKKLQSLHLDFHDHVQNLHRRLTWEERKIMMHGDCK